A section of the Metabacillus endolithicus genome encodes:
- the fliF gene encoding flagellar basal-body MS-ring/collar protein FliF, which produces MNEKLMNTKDKLSGLWQGRSKGQKTLLITGTILFLVIAGLLTYFVSKPNLVPLYSNLSPAETGQIKETLDAKGVQSEISNNGSTIMVPKEMVDTLMVELAAEGVPNTGTIDYSYFGQDSGFGMTDKEFDVIKLKATQTELSNLMKGIDGVNDANVMINLPAESVFVGEQTEGSSASVVLNLKPGAQLDQEKVNALFHLVSKSVPNLSTDNIVIMDQNFNYYDLNNGQNSSPGTSYASQQEIKAQIEQDIQRDVQKLLGTMMGQDKVVVAVTTDIDFTQENREENLVSPVVEGSDEGIAVSVERITEAYTGDGAAAGGVNGVGENDVPAYEATAEGTGNGDYERIEERVNNEVNRINKQIVESPYKIRDLGIQVMVEPPDPENLDSFTPEREEDIQQILSTIVRTSINKEENEEPLTQEQLQEKVVVSVQPFDGKQQLAEAEATPVIPIWMYIVGGVLLLAIIILIILLVRKKKQENEELEEEEDDLQDGPTFDIQDINNNEIETETTVRKKQLEKMAKEKPEDFAKLLRTWILEE; this is translated from the coding sequence TTAATGAATACAAAAGATAAACTATCTGGGTTATGGCAAGGAAGAAGTAAAGGACAAAAAACCCTTCTTATAACAGGTACGATTCTATTTTTAGTTATAGCCGGATTGTTGACTTACTTTGTGTCAAAACCTAATTTAGTTCCTCTTTATTCTAATCTTTCTCCTGCTGAAACAGGTCAAATTAAAGAAACACTTGATGCGAAGGGTGTTCAGTCCGAAATCTCAAATAATGGTTCAACCATTATGGTACCAAAAGAGATGGTAGACACTTTGATGGTTGAGTTAGCAGCTGAAGGAGTTCCAAATACGGGAACAATTGACTATTCTTACTTTGGTCAGGATTCTGGTTTTGGAATGACGGATAAAGAGTTTGATGTGATTAAACTTAAGGCTACTCAAACAGAGCTTTCGAACTTAATGAAGGGCATAGACGGAGTAAATGATGCAAATGTCATGATCAATCTTCCAGCAGAATCTGTTTTTGTAGGAGAACAAACTGAAGGTTCATCTGCTTCGGTTGTTTTGAATTTAAAACCTGGAGCTCAATTAGATCAGGAAAAAGTTAATGCACTTTTCCACTTAGTGTCTAAAAGTGTTCCAAATCTTTCTACAGATAATATCGTCATTATGGATCAAAATTTTAACTATTATGATTTAAATAATGGTCAAAACTCTTCACCAGGTACAAGCTATGCATCTCAGCAAGAAATTAAAGCCCAAATTGAACAAGATATTCAACGAGATGTTCAAAAGTTATTGGGTACGATGATGGGACAAGACAAAGTTGTTGTTGCGGTTACAACAGATATTGACTTCACTCAAGAAAACCGTGAAGAAAATCTTGTATCTCCAGTAGTCGAAGGTTCTGATGAAGGAATTGCGGTCAGTGTTGAAAGAATTACAGAAGCCTACACGGGAGATGGAGCAGCAGCTGGCGGAGTGAATGGAGTTGGAGAGAACGATGTTCCAGCCTATGAAGCTACAGCAGAAGGCACTGGTAACGGAGATTATGAACGTATTGAAGAAAGAGTAAATAATGAAGTAAATCGTATTAATAAACAAATTGTAGAAAGTCCATATAAAATACGTGACTTAGGAATTCAAGTGATGGTTGAACCACCAGATCCGGAAAATCTTGATTCATTTACACCTGAACGCGAAGAAGATATTCAACAAATATTATCAACTATTGTAAGAACGTCAATTAATAAAGAAGAAAATGAAGAGCCTTTAACGCAAGAGCAATTACAAGAAAAAGTAGTCGTTTCTGTACAACCGTTCGATGGTAAACAACAACTTGCAGAAGCTGAAGCGACTCCTGTTATTCCAATTTGGATGTACATCGTTGGAGGAGTATTACTATTAGCTATAATTATTCTTATCATTCTGCTAGTTAGAAAGAAAAAGCAAGAGAATGAAGAGCTTGAAGAAGAGGAAGACGACTTACAGGATGGCCCAACGTTTGATATTCAAGATATTAACAACAATGAAATTGAGACAGAGACTACAGTTCGTAAAAAGCAGCTAGAAAAAATGGCAAAAGAAAAACCAGAAGATTTTGCAAAGCTGTTACGAACTTGGATTCTTGAGGAATAG
- the fliG gene encoding flagellar motor switch protein FliG, with protein MARKDNNALTGKQKAAILLISLGPEVSASVYKHLSEEEIEKLTLEISGVRKVDSEKKEEIIEEFHDIAMAQDFITQGGIAYAKEVLEKALGEDKATSIIHRLTSSLQVKPFDFARKADPSQILNFIQNEHPQTIALILSYLEPTQSGQILSELPQELQADVARRIAVMDRTAPEIINEVEQILERKLSSTVTQDFTQTGGIEAVVEVLNGVDRTTERTILDSLEIQDPVLAEEIKKRMFVFEDIVTLDNRAIQRVIRDVENDDLMLSLKVASEEVRDVVFKNMSKRMVDTFKEEMEFMGPVRLRDVEEAQSRIVGVIRRLEEAGEIVIARGGGDDIIV; from the coding sequence ATGGCTAGGAAAGATAATAACGCATTAACAGGTAAACAGAAGGCTGCCATTCTTTTAATCTCTTTAGGACCAGAAGTATCAGCATCTGTTTATAAACATTTATCTGAAGAAGAAATCGAAAAACTAACATTAGAAATTTCAGGTGTACGAAAGGTTGATTCCGAAAAGAAAGAAGAAATTATTGAAGAATTTCATGATATTGCAATGGCGCAAGATTTTATCACCCAAGGTGGAATTGCTTACGCAAAAGAGGTACTTGAAAAGGCATTAGGTGAAGATAAAGCAACTAGCATTATCCATCGACTAACATCTTCTTTACAAGTGAAACCATTCGATTTTGCTAGAAAGGCAGATCCATCACAGATTTTGAATTTTATTCAAAATGAGCATCCTCAGACAATTGCCCTGATTCTTTCTTATTTAGAACCGACTCAATCAGGACAAATTCTTTCTGAGCTTCCACAAGAACTGCAAGCAGATGTTGCGCGAAGAATTGCTGTAATGGATAGAACAGCTCCTGAAATAATTAATGAAGTTGAACAGATTCTTGAACGCAAGCTTTCATCAACAGTTACTCAGGACTTTACACAAACTGGTGGAATTGAGGCAGTTGTTGAAGTATTAAATGGAGTGGATCGAACAACAGAAAGAACCATTCTTGATTCACTTGAGATTCAAGATCCTGTATTGGCTGAAGAAATTAAAAAGAGAATGTTTGTCTTTGAAGACATTGTTACACTTGATAATCGTGCAATACAGCGTGTGATTAGAGATGTAGAAAACGATGACTTAATGCTATCGCTTAAAGTGGCTAGTGAAGAAGTTAGAGATGTGGTCTTTAAGAATATGTCTAAACGTATGGTTGATACGTTCAAAGAAGAAATGGAATTTATGGGACCAGTTAGACTTCGTGATGTAGAAGAGGCTCAATCAAGAATTGTTGGTGTTATTAGAAGACTTGAAGAAGCTGGTGAAATTGTCATTGCCCGTGGTGGAGGAGATGATATTATTGTCTAG